gaccagggttgggaaccactggtctaaactgacttgtgtcccccccccccagattaaGGTGACCAACATGAATGACATCAAGAGTCGCTGGCAGCAGTGGTCACAGCAGCACGTGGAGGGCCAGAAGCTCAACCCCTTCAGCGAGGACTTCGACTATGAGCATGCCATGTCCCAGCGCCTGCAGAAGGGCGACGCCGGCTACGGCAAGCCCAAAGAGGGCACCCGGACGGCGGAGCGCGGGGACCGGGCGCAGAAACACGTCCAACGCGAGATGGAAGAGATGTGCTTCATCATCAGGGACATGGgcctgacagacaaacaggggCGCGTCTACATCACCTTCGGACGCCTGTTTGACCGCTACGTTAAGATCTCGGACAAGGTGGTGGGAATCGCGCTGCGCTGCAGGAAACACAAGATGCTGGATTTTGAGGGGGAGATGCTGTGGAAGGGCCAGGATGATCATGTGATTATTACACTGAAGGActgaatacacactcacagccacaaacacactatttctgaagtgtgtgtgcagtgtatgcacacactcacagacacatatgTACAGTAGATATTTAtcggctcaaacacacacacttaacacaaagacatatttacatttagaaatTCAAATACCTCCACCACTCCTCGCTCCAGAGACTTTCCGTGTTAGAAGAACTACAATATGATGGAAGCTGAAACTGAATTATCACTTATTTCCAGCGACAGATGCACTTTATGTGAACATTTCTTTCAAAGTGAAAGTGTCTAAGTCTTCTCACAGAAGGactttttgtaaatgtttacaTCATCTATAAGTAGATGCCCATCAAACTCAGGAGTTGACATATATAGGCAGCTGTAAAGCTCTGGCATAAAGGGCTTTACAGATAAGATTTAATTTGATCTATGCAGAGCCACACAGACTCCTGCGAATCCCAGCTGCATAACTCTCAACACTCACAAACAGATTCCTGAAGTCAATGTGTTCCTCACACCTAAACAACATGCTGCCCTGATAGCTTTTGGACAGCCAAGTTATCCTTCAGTCTGTGAATGCCAATCTAAAGAATATTTTGACTTTACTCAACTATTATTTATTTGAAGTGAAGTTAGGGTGTGTTGCAatagttgttgttattgttgtaaaATTCTTGAAATGACTTTCTATTTATTCTGTTTTGGTAAATACTGTTTAAAGATTTTGGAGTGCTGCTAGCCTTGATACTGCAAAGTTGTAGTATTAtaaaatgtttcatgtttttgaAAAGTATGTTTATAATGCTTTTACAATGCTTCTTTGATTATTTCTTTCAAATAGTCAGTTATTGCCATTCTAGTGAGGAATTTGAATTCCTGTTTTCTGATCTAGAATATTTGTCATATGGTTGTGTTTTAACCCCCAAAAACATTATTTGATAAAATAAGGTACTGTCATCAATATATTATTTGGAATGTGTATCTCTTGTGCTGTGGGTCATTGAGACCCACCGTTGTGGTGCAAAAGGTTGGtaacaatgacccgaaggcagcacaagtggTATTCATTGAAAATCAACAATGTCCTCAACAACTGGGCAACAATGAAGCAGTAGAAAACTGTGGAAAAAAATATCTTACAGCaggtgaacattttaaattagAGTAAAACTGTTTTATTGACAGTTTAAATAGGTTAACAACACACCAAATTGTGCAGTACTCAACAATAACATTTTTGAAAGAACCTCAATTAGAAATGATAAGTGGGATGGCATGCCAAGTCTGGTTGTTCAACTATACCTGCCTATAACGTCCAACATTTCTCTGTCGAATGAAACAAAAAAGCAAATTCTACCCAGACTACCCAGTATCTTCAAAGCTCTAAAAATCTGTTGGATGTGGTAGAAGACTGACACACTAAGAACTGAATGGCAGCGTGGACGGGGAGTCTAAGCAGTGTTCTTATATCTTGCTCAAACTCTTAGAAAGGCTCACGCTAGGCTCGTGCAGAGCGTCCGGATGGACAGGTTGATCCACCCGTCGGTCAGAGCCTTGCAGGTCAAAAAGAACCAATTTCCCATCAGAAGCAGTTGGTTGCGGTGAGGTTGGTGTTCTCCCAGCCTTCAGTATTTATAAGGCCTCCGTTTTGTGCCACAGTTGATAGCGCTGAGCATTGCTGAGCACGacagagcagagacaggagaggagcggGATTAAGTTCAATGGCAAAAACTCGTGCCGTATCGTATGCATCGGTTTCAAATACAATTAGACAGCGGGAAttgttaaaaagaaaagaaaaaagaaaagtaatGAAAAATACAGTGTTGGTCTATTATCTCTATCCATAACCAACTACGATTCAAAGTTCTTGGACATTGAGACAAAATCGTCCCTTAGTGGTGGGATTAGAGAGAGGCTGGTGGTTCAGACTTGGCTTTTCAGTATTACTGTACTTCGGGGCACATGAATGCtattaaataaatgtgtttataGACTTGTTTTCTACTCGATAATCAAAAATTTAACAATTTGGCACATACACATGACAGCTATAAAGAACATTCTGGAGGTCGGTGCACGATGAGCTGGCTGATTTCATCGTCTCTACGttcaataattaaaaaaaaatcatttacaATTTAATTTTACAAAAATACAATAACATTGCACAAtaacttattttttttactgtttttgAATAACCAAAAAGTAATCCCTATCTTTTGAAATGGTATGTTTCTTTTCGTACTCCCTTTTGTTGCTCACACTTTAAACAACGTTTTTCCCCCATGCTATCTGTTAGCAACATCATTACCTACTAACTCAGCACCGTTTATCCATACCTGCATTGCTCTATACTTTGTAAAACCAGTAGGGGATGAACCTGTGTGTTTTATTACCACGCCTAAGGTCAAAATGGCATTATTATCTAGGCCTCCAGTTATCAGAGGGGGTCGGAATCATCCAACCATGCTACGATGGTGTCGGCCATGTTTGATCATGTGATTGGATTGAACCCAAGGCCGTGGTCACAAATCATCCAGCAAAACTACTAAAAAGGTAGACGAAGTTTCGCATTCAAACATATATGCTGCCACATTGTAATGAGCGGTGGTCAAACGATTCAGAATTTCATTTCTATTTATTTACTACTTGAGAGCTCTGCACGAAATACAAAGTATTTCTTTAATATTTTTTACTTAAAAAGGACAGTGTGGGTAAAGTTTTTTTTGTCGTTGAGGCAGCCATTTTTATTGACTTGTGGCTTCTCTCCATTGATAACAATTGTAAAAAGGTGGatgttaaatatttttttaaatgttaaacaGTGTGACCACAGCCTCCCCTCAGCAGTATGACGTCTGAACATGGTGCTGCTACTTATTGCTTCGTAATATCAAGTTATTCAGTTAACAGATTTAAACTagttaaacattttaaacaagTTAACAGACTTAAACATCAACATTCCTGCAACATTGCTACTTGCTCAACTAGGATTCATCGACCGTCACACGGTATTTTACCTAAAAGTCTTAAATCCTAAATGGTGTTAAAACCAACACAATGTGAGGAACACTTACAGTACTTCAGAATGTACTACAGTGTCTCGAGAGTGGCCTGTTGGCAGTTTCCGATGATAATACTAAGTGGTCCTTAACATGCAACATGTTTTACAGTTTATTTGACAGATTATGACTCGCGTATCCATGGTGACCAGAAATggaacacagcagcacacagtcAATATCAACACTACAGTAGCAGTAATACAAATTTTCATAAAATCAAAATAAACTGCTACATTTTCTAGTCCTCAACCCATGTTGTGTTTTATACCAACACCATAAATCTTCAGCTCTTTCAACCTTTCTTAATATCTCATGCTAAATCTTATCATGGCCTATAAATCAAGAGAGTTCTCTGGCAAGCGAAGGGCCTCAACTAAAGCTACAACGAGCCACTTCTCTCCTTCCATGGCGCAGGGAATTGTTCCGACCGCAAATAAAAACACGAAGAAGTGCCCAAAACAAAGATGTGATGGTGTGTTGATCCCGGCTACATCTCTACAGTGTGTACAcagccttcccctcccctctggctCTGTTAAATGTATCCACACCCCTCCCATCTTATCCAGCTTcgttctcctccttcactcctccttcacttctcttccacttcctcctactcttcctccccctcttcctccccctcctccccctcttcctcctcctcctcttcctccccctcttcctcctcctcttcccagaTTGCGTTGTTAATCACTGGCTCTGCTGACAGTCCCGGGAGAAAGGCGGTAATTTTACAAGGACCGTGTCAATTGTGGCCCATCAACAGCCTCCCACACCCCCCGCGTTCTTCCTCATTCAACAACTCTGTTACCAGCTACACATTAAAGACACTGCTGGTAGATTGGCACAGTAGAACTCTTCAAACAATAGCCAAGCTTCTAAGACGATAGGTTTCTACAAAACAACAGTTAGAAGATCAAAACCACTCCTGTGTAGAAATATCTTACTGTTCCTTTAACCGTTTAAAAGATTTCTCCTGATTCTGTTATTATTCTGATGTCTGGGTCGTTTAATTGGCCAGGCCTACCTTTGCCCAAATGTCGTGGCAACAGTTACCATTGTTACAGATGGAACTATCAAAATAACACATAATCAAATAGAACCTTCCAGAAGTCATAATGATAGAACCCTTCAGCTTCCCATTATTCCAACCTTCAGTGCTGCCCCCTACTGTCAGACCTAAGCACTGCACCTGATGCGGCAGGAAAACAATCCCAACAGTGTGGAGTTGAAACCAGGAAGTCCTTATATGGGTCCAGGAAGTGTTGTCATCCTTGAACGCCCCTGCCCCTTCACACCTGCTGCTCTAGAAAAGGTCACAATCAGTTATGTCTCCCCCAGGCTCAAAGCAATGCATTATGGGagaggggcaggtggggcacAAAGAGAAGGTTAGAGAACTCCAGTTCCCAAGATCCTCAGGAGCGGTCACAGCAAGGGCCCACAGTGCTCTCCAAGGACAGCTGGGAGGAGTGGCGAATCAGAGGAGCCATCCCAGGTTCCACCATGGAGGAGGTGGGAAACAGCTTGTACCAGCCAATCACCATGCTGCTCAGTTCCAGCTCCTCCAATAGGATGCGGGCCACTCCCATGAAGCACTTGCGGTCCATGCGTCCATAGTTTCCCCAGACGATCACCTGCCAAAGACACATCAAAGAAATGGCTGCAGCGatggttgtcatggagacaACTGATCTGGAATGGTTGTTATGTTGGCAACTGCGTGTGATTGTCATCATTGAAACGTTCACGTCTACATGTTACAGCTAGCCTTCTTTCTAAGTTACATCAGGATGAAGGTGATACTGGACTGGAGAAAAGATGaaaggacagagaaagaaatggtgagatgaggaggagggggtggagtagGTCTCAAAAGGCtgctgctagtgtgtgtgtgtgtgtgtgtgtgtgtgtgtgtgtgtagttacctGCACCACCTTCCCCTGAGGGCTCTCTGAGAAGATGAGCAGTTGGTTGTAGAGCGGGTCCAGAGACTTCCTGACCGACTTTGTCTTCTTCTTGGCCACACACACCCCGTTCTCAAGGAGATACACCTTTATATAGGCAgctagagaagaggagaggagagaggagaggaggagagagggagagaggagaggagtggaggagagaggataggaggagaggagaggacagaggaggagaggagaggagaggagagaagaggagaggtgaggaggagagaggagaggaggagaggagaggaggagagagaaggagcgtagaggaaaagagagaaggaggtgaaggagaggtttTATTGCTTGGGGGGCAgccacacatctacacatccaACCACCTTCGCCTCATGCTCTCCCTTTACCTGGGGGTCCCTTGGAGCCAGGTTTCATGGTGAGTCCGCGGGCCTGAACGATCTCCACCTCCAGGCCGCCGTTCCTCTCCACCAGGCCCAGCTCGACGTCACCCAGCGACGTGGTCGCCAACGTCTGCCTGCCCACAAACTGGGCAGGACCCATCCCATCCAGGAAGTCACTGAACTGGGTGTCTGAAGCCAGGCACATGCCACTGTAGTTCAGACTGGGAGACGAGACAAGGTGACGTCGTTAGGACACGCTCCAGTGTAGATGTGAGCAGTAGAGAGCAAAGTGAATGAAAGACGACTAGAGGGAAGTagagggaagtagagagggTGAAAGCAGAGAAGCACCTGGCAGAGTCAGATTGGGGAGTCTGGTGCATAAACATCTCATCCTGGTGCTCTCAAGGTTTGACAAGGAATCTTTCTTTATATTTAACAGTACCGATAGAAGGGCAAACCTGGACTATTACCGCTGAAGGTCCCTGAAGTGTGCTGTTCCAAtgcttcacacatacacacacacatttttgtccAGTTGGTAGGTGTTGATTGGGTGAAATGGATTTCTTCTTCTCCGTGTTCAATTCACTGAGCTAAATTGCTCCTTTCTGTGTTCTACTATATCtgtacacacatccccccctcctcacctgccccctcccttcttctcttcacctcttcccttgttttcttctcctctccaggttCTGGTCTATTTTTATAGTCTTGCTGGGACGGACCGAGCAGCACCAGCTGTCACCCGTTGGCCAGCCAAAGTCTCCGGAGAGTTCTCTTTCCCTTTTCgcactctcttttttctctgtccATTCTCTcgatctccatctctccctgtcctcttcccttcctgtcctgctcccctctcttgtGTTTTTCTGCTGAGGTGTCAAAACAGGCCTGGGAGAATTGTGTCAAcgccacaccacacactctacaACCCCACCACAGTCACACCACATACACGCCATGTGTGGCTCCACATGCATGCAGTTTTTGTTTATCACATGACTCAATGTCATCGGGCCAAATCATCAAGCGACTGTGATTTGACATGAGTTCTGGCAACTGTTCCTGTCAGTATTATGACATGTATCCTTCCCCAGACCTGTGAGCAGGACACAACTTTAGACGACAATGTGTCTGTAGTGTATATCAGAGTAAAGAAATATCCCCAGTTGATCTTATATAGGTGAACAGGGTAAACAGTTTGTAGTGAGAGAGTTGCAGTAAGATCCAGCTCTTCCTACAGTACGTCAGACAGAGCTACATTTTGTGATTATCGACATATTTCTGAGAAGCATCagcgcagcacacacacacacacattacattacatatacacacaaacacagacatacacacaccaaaaacacacacttaccgTGAACGACACATTATAGATCAGAATATACCCATATATATTTTATGTTCTACAGTCAGTCTGGAGCATTCTGCAGCCTTGTTTACGTAAAGAAGCATTATCTGTTATGTATTCATGAGTTCATAAGATGCAGTAGACCCATGGGGCATGGCGGAGTGCCATGGTGCCAGCAATGTAATCCCAGGGATGACTGGATTATAATCCACACTCAATGAGCCTGATTCCcttctgatgctgtgtgtgtgtgtgtgtgtgtgtgt
The window above is part of the Osmerus mordax isolate fOsmMor3 chromosome 1, fOsmMor3.pri, whole genome shotgun sequence genome. Proteins encoded here:
- the rims4 gene encoding regulating synaptic membrane exocytosis protein 4 isoform X1 — translated: MERSQSRVSLSASFEALAIYFPCMNSFDEDDGVEAEGRRLKGIQRSTETGLAVDMPSRTVRQASHESIEDSMNSYGSEGNLNYSGMCLASDTQFSDFLDGMGPAQFVGRQTLATTSLGDVELGLVERNGGLEVEIVQARGLTMKPGSKGPPAAYIKVYLLENGVCVAKKKTKSVRKSLDPLYNQLLIFSESPQGKVVQVIVWGNYGRMDRKCFMGVARILLEELELSSMVIGWYKLFPTSSMVEPGMAPLIRHSSQLSLESTVGPCCDRS
- the rims4 gene encoding regulating synaptic membrane exocytosis protein 4 isoform X2, yielding MERSQSRVSLSASFEALAIYFPCMNSFDEDDGEAEGRRLKGIQRSTETGLAVDMPSRTVRQASHESIEDSMNSYGSEGNLNYSGMCLASDTQFSDFLDGMGPAQFVGRQTLATTSLGDVELGLVERNGGLEVEIVQARGLTMKPGSKGPPAAYIKVYLLENGVCVAKKKTKSVRKSLDPLYNQLLIFSESPQGKVVQVIVWGNYGRMDRKCFMGVARILLEELELSSMVIGWYKLFPTSSMVEPGMAPLIRHSSQLSLESTVGPCCDRS
- the rims4 gene encoding regulating synaptic membrane exocytosis protein 4 isoform X3, which translates into the protein MERSQSRVSLSASFEALAIYFPCMNSFDEDDGGDGRRLKGIQRSTETGLAVDMPSRTVRQASHESIEDSMNSYGSEGNLNYSGMCLASDTQFSDFLDGMGPAQFVGRQTLATTSLGDVELGLVERNGGLEVEIVQARGLTMKPGSKGPPAAYIKVYLLENGVCVAKKKTKSVRKSLDPLYNQLLIFSESPQGKVVQVIVWGNYGRMDRKCFMGVARILLEELELSSMVIGWYKLFPTSSMVEPGMAPLIRHSSQLSLESTVGPCCDRS